The genomic window ATGCATTTACCATACACTTCAATTGGTGTTCTGTGTTTCAAATACGACCCACactatgtccttttttttttttttgagacacTGATCTGCAAAATTTGctgatgtgtgaataggcacATAGGAACCAATGGGGTATAAATTTTGCAGACATGTAAATTAGGCTTAAACACAGTATCTGTCTATCTTCCTATCTGTCCATCTATCTTTTCCTCTACATAGATAGAATAGAGAAAGACAGATGAAACAGCTGTCTCCTttaccctatactactcaggagaggctgttgtttccccactCTTGGCCAGgtaatcactgtgtgatgtcaatgGTGGGTAGGGTTACAGATAAGGTGCTACACCTTGCCGGGGAACAGAAAaggcagagatcatgtgacctctgtctcagaagggaggggaggacagaagaATCGAGACAAAGTGGACAAGGAAGTGaatattttcagcagcttcagggtgtgagtcaggatgtgctgcagacaaaccacCCAATTTATATAACAGAACAAGCTAAGTTTATGGGTGGAGATTGAACAGGGATAAATCTTTCTTATccagatttcccctttaaaaatgcaGCAGACCACACTTTTTAAGTTTCACAAACTAAAATTAAATCAAGAAATGAATCAAATGTCACTAGTGATAGTGATCAATTCAACTCAATAAGCTTACCAGGTGTAATACCTTGGCATACCTTTTTTCCTAGTATCCAAACATTTACCTCCTGAATGCAGCATGTTCTCTGCTTCACACTGATTAAAAGAATTTTGAAaggctgtactctgctctttacggtggctccatagagaataaatagaaccACGGGTCACAAgctgacctgcggctctatttaaaacaaaggagccTGGGGCTGATCTACAGAGGTCAAACCCCCCGCAATCTTTTACTTGTCCCATATCatgtggataagggacaagtaagttgttgtttttttattatatccttttatttttaaattatcaGTAAATACCATATAAAACCCATAAATTAGCTATCATTTACAACAAAAACCCTTTAATCATAAATAAACCACCCTCTACCCTAAgtgtggagagaaaaaaaattatatccttAACAAAAATgtggtatagtaaaaaaaaaaaaagtatattaaatTAGCGGTAACATGGCGGCTTATCTATTTCAATCTCCCATAAACCCCATAAGTTCAATTGTTCTTTCCACTTTACTACTGCTTTCATATCTGTTCATAAACTTTGATCCTATTCACCAGGTTTTCCCTTTATCAATAATTTAGCTAAGAAAAGAAGCCTTATTACCAGTTCCTTATCTTCCCCTCTATCTTGAAATATGTTTAGCACACTAATGCCCCACCTCTTTGACCAGATTTTGCGTGATGGATCATCATTTAACCATTCATTAGGCATAGCGACCTTGTTGTTTGTCTCCGAGAGCTTTTATTAAAGTCATATAACCTATGTACAAAAAAGTAGAATATTTAAATGTTGTTGATTGCACCATTACCCACTAGAAGTGCTGCTAAATATCATTCTCTCTTCTTACAGGTGGAGGTGCAGGTTGTGACCACAGAGAGAGCAAAACATTTCTACAACATACAGGACATACCTGTACCAAtatatagtgatgatgatgaatggAAGGTGAGGTGAGGTGGGATTACACACTATTATTATAATGTCAGGTTAGCTGCCAATTTAAGTTTATAAAACTGTCCAGTCTCTATCTCTTAAGATCCTTTACACATCCTGACAAACATTCTGCACTGGGGATGTGATGGTAAGTTCCATCCTTGCTGTGTGTATGAAGAGCATCATTATTGCCTATGCACAGTTCTAATGAAGGCAATAAGCCATTCTCGACGCGCGGCTCTGTCACTACGGTGCCGCagcaattcaaagagtttccctgctGCCATCATGATATTGACACGTCATGCCGGGCAGGGAAACAATACATCACATGCATTCACTGTCCGTAGGTCAGtgtgatgtgtgaatgcagccttgcaGTAACAGTTGGCCGTGTAATTGGATGGTTACACATCATTTTCAAAGATTATTTTTCTGAACTTCCTGCCACTAACTGTATTATGGCTAGGCTGTCCCTGGGACCAAATATGAAGTTTTTATAAAGTAAATGCGATAACCATAATTGTTTAAAAACACCACCATGAGCATGTAACATCTGCATTATAGTATAATAAGAGAGACATACACTGTGTTTCTGCACTATTTTCTGGTATGAATAATTCCTCAGACTTGATCAGTTTACACTCGTTCTTCGCCCTCCCCTGATCTCCCGTTCCCAGGGACAGTACTCTTCAGATCAGTAATCTTTATTTCATTGCTCTTTGCTTGTAGGCTCTGCAGGATGTCCTTTATTGTAAACAGGAAATCAGTGATAAAAATGGAAACGTAATCCATTGCTTTTTAGAATAAAGCAGAGGGAGGGGGTCGGCTGGATGCTAGGAACAATGCTGCAGCTTCCCCTTCTATACTCCTATAGCAGCAAATTAGCATTTACCAAATTAAGTGCCGTATGTTGTTTTTAAAAACAATTCTTTAATCTGCAAGAAACCACAAAGAAAAGTGTGTTAGCTTCAGCAGCTATATGCAGATTGCTGTACCTAGACCTGTGTGTCGCTTACTGTTTTCATTGTTTGTCCTCAGATGTGGAACCGCCGATCCGATCCTGTGCTGCACATCGAGCTACGCCGCTGGGCAGATCTTATGATTCTAGCTCCTCTAGATGCTAACACTTTGGGGAAAATTTCATGTGGGATTTGTGACAATCTGGTGGTGAGATTTGATTTGCACTAGACATTTTTTACATGGGACTAGAAGATAGCAAAGATGTCTTAGTAGATTCTTCCCCAATGGACTGTCTGCCTTCATTTGCATTTCTCTCATTGCTGTCATCTCATGAGATTCATTCCTGTTTTATGTCATTGTTATTGCATTATAAAATACTGTATTAGGGTATTTGGACATcatttttgggtggggtaaggaGGTCTTATACACCAGAGGGGACCAGCAGTTCACACTCTACATGACTTGGTGTAGCTCTGTACTATGTCATTGGCGATTGCTAATTGATTTCTTTTCTGCAGTCAGATCCAAAGTAACTAACTTCTGAAAAGTGGACAACCTTTTTAAAAATTAGTATGATAACATTATAAACAAAAGAGCATTAgatgcctggaacaaacttccagcagatgtggtaggtaaatctacaataactgaatgcacACCTacttgggataaacatatatctatcctaagataataagggaaatactaaaagggcagactagatggacccagtggtctttttctgctgacaatcttctatgtttcttctatGTAACAAAGGATAAAATTTTATCTTTGATCTTCTTCTCATCCTCACTAGCTGGCTATTGTTACCAATGGAAATGTGATCATAGTTGGCTAGTGTAAGACTGTACAGTCCTCTGAAAGCCCTCCATTCTATTTTTAAATAGCTTAGTTCACCGAAAAAGAGAGTCTCAATACTTAAACAATGATGTAGAGAAAAATCTGAGAATTCATTATGATAAAATGTGATTCAATGTGACAAAATTCCAGTCATTGAGCTACCCTTATACCTGGATTTATAGTCCATTACATAGATGTAGTTCACAGCAGACTGACTCCAGATTCCTGCATTCCTGTGTCTTCACCTCTGTTGCCCTTCCATCTGGAGCAATAATCTCCGTTTTATTGCTATAGCTTATCTTATCTTATTTGTTTGCTTTCCTGATGAAGAGGCCATTGTGCTTGACATCTTACACATACCCTTTTTATGGTTTGTCAATAAATATATCACCCTCATAATACATATGCCTTTTTGACacacagtacttaaaggggtactccagcgtgggggcacttttgcgctgggaccgggggacgaggtggccgagggaaaagacgtccactcacctccccggttccagcagcgggtcccgcatcgcagcgctccggtgcccggttcccggccgcttccgggtgtctgacgcgggcccgagacgtgacgtctcaggtccgctcagccacagtgaaggaggcgggatccgtcttttccctcggccacctcgtccccagtcccagcgcaaaagtgcccccacgctggagttcccctttaatattacatACATTCATTTGCTATAATATAGTGATAAGGCCAGGatatgcgattttacctacctgcaccgtacctatatgactacacatatatataggcctcttgctcagaagctccagcacattagagagtccctgatagggttaacgtattgttggaccatttcttaccttggaaaacttctgatatgacactagaaagaatgttttgtctcaagaactatttccctcagagacatgtttatcagcgttcaaggccattctcagaggaaagttgcctgtctgttacagtgggaaaaatgtgaaagtatcattgcaaagaatgtattgttctaacctttttgacctttttgaataataatgaatactaatatagatgccattgcacatgactgaatatctaaatcacttgcaccgcctcatctatgccttattagcatttgttaccaccctatattttatctgtctataaaatgtgattaccataataaaacttgggccattttctccaggcttataatcatgatacaatgtcttatctgtgtccatgacgtataagtaacgagtggGAACACTGCAGGTTCcacctctagatataattaaaaaaccattcTTTACCTGGGTtcttggcttctctccatagaaagAGGTCAATATAAATATTTAACCTTAACATATAGATTGTTTTGAATGATATTAGCTAGCTTGAGAGTATGGCCAGATAAGGAGTTCCTCAAACCTTGTTATTGTGAAAAATCAATACCCCAGAGTTCTTTAGTTCTCAGAAGCATAAATTACTCTTTACATCCTTGTGTCGCATCAGACTTATGTGAAGAGTTCCGAGTCATTTACATGTAATGGCGTTATTATCTCTGCCCTTGCTCTTcaacagtggtgtagctaccatgaaggcaggccaCGTGACTGCTTTGGGGCCCATGCAGTAAGAGGGTTTGGGAAAGCATGGTATGACTTCATACCATAGGTTCATAGCTTCAtaggttggtagccactgactggcacggtgtggacttagtgtagggacccatgtgtatcagatacctgcacgatggtacatggggcagtatggcttgatcaattcatacacaaaattctgatgtgttttttatttagcctaggggcactagtatcagccataggtgtgaggtgcagcactctgtttcttccctgaaccgcatgacTTCATAGTATGCCACTGACAAAAATCTACATTCAGAAAATAAAGCTACATTAGGgaaacatgtttttgtttttaattagtgaaataaaagttatatgttTAGAGGAAAACCCTTGTACAGACTTTCAGTAGCATTGATACACCACCAGGTGGCATGCATGCTTGAAACATGATCTGCCTATAAGTAAGTGCCTATTGTCTCTGTATAGGTCGTAAAGCCCTTTGAGGTTTCCTAGTTTAAACAACTACATACTTTATTGGGATTGTAAAAATAGCTGCAGCAGTCACAACACAGGATTGCCAGAGACCAGGTCTACAGAGGCCAACAGGTGACCATAGGTATGTTGACATGAAAGTGCTATAAATAATGACTTGGAGTGGTTGTATATTTAACAGCTATCAGCTTCTACATAAACACCCATAAGCCTTGAATACAGTGACACAGAATGGGCAGAGGAAGCAGTACAATTGGGGGATGCATGCACTAGCAGCAGACATGAGAAGCCAAGCTCTATGACCGGTTTATATACGGAATTTTCCTATAATCTGTTAGCATAGTTGCATCATTTAAATCGGTCCCAGAAGATGTGTATGAGATCTGTACTCTGGGACTGTCAGCAATTGCAAAAGCGGACAGATTGAGGCATTCCGCCTAGTGCTGTGCTTCTTCACTTTCTGACTTTGAGACCTGTAAATGCTATTAAAGTAAATGAGAAATTCTCATGACAGACCCTCTTGGTCACAGTAGAGCAGTGGTGTCAGCTGTTAAATAAACCGAAATGTCTGTATGCTTAAAAGGTTATGCTCAAAAATTacctttcatatgttgctgcccatggggatacCATAACAAACTGCACATTCTTACCTTTCCGCATGTCCTCTTATGTTTTCTTCAGATCCCCAACTGAGTGATCActctccacttccgagacagactCGTCTTGGGGTTGCAGCCAGCTtaggcaatcactggccgtggcgctgtCCTATCTCAGCCAGTAATAGGGCGGCTGTCACATTCAGCCAGGCACCAGAAGATtatgtaggaggacaccaggggattgCTGAAAGGTAAAAATATGCAGTTTGTTAGGTTAttcctatgggcagcaacatatgaaacattatttttttgtgaaatacccctttaacttttctaCTTTATGCATGTTTTATTTTGCAGACCTGTATAGTTCGTGCATGGGAATTACAAAAGCCACTGCTGTTCTGTCCAGCTATGAACACAGCCATGTGGGATCATCCCATCACAGCAGAACAGATTCAACGTCTTCGCAGTTTTGGCTATTTAGAGATTGAATGCGTTGAAAAAGCACTCATGTGTGGTGATAAAGGTCGGTGTGTGCTTAGGAGCATGTATATGATTATCAAAGATGTTACTGTAAGATGTCGACCAGAGATGCTTgaaaatatgaaaataaatatatatcgcTTAAATTATTGCAGTTCTTGCATTCCTGCATCTTACCAGGAATGTTAGGAGTTATTatgttaggatatatatatatctcctatatatcatACATGCTGTACAATACCTTTATGTTATTATGTGTTTTTGACTCTTTATACTCAATATTCAGCAAATGGGGATGGCTTTGGCAAATAACAGATGGTCTGAACTTGAGTAGACAGGATATGAGTGGCTGCCAGAGATGTTTCTATGGAATGAATGGAACTTTAATATAATAATGATGACAGGTTTTGTACCTGGTTCAACAGTCTATTATTCTGGAAATAACACTACATATATCTATTGAACTGAACCTTTAACCCCACTTATATCTATTGTGGTATAATTCTAGTTCAGTAGGTATCAGAAGGATCCATTTTGTACAGGTGCAATACACATATTTGATTGAGGTTTTATTCTCAGGGTAGCGTCACACGtactgatccgcagcggatttcacgctgcaagtttgcagcgaaatctgctgcggatcctgtactgtgaagcggaatgggtcccatacacgctgcgtgtatgggacccggctcctttaaccccccgcccacagccccagccccgagcatacattaccttctcagtgccgcggctgtgtgtgacgctcccggctcccctcgctccccatcagccagtcGGGGGGGGAGTTGAAAGGGCCAGGTCCCATACAGACAGcggatccactgcgtgtatgggacccattcagcttcacggtacaggatccacagcggatttccctgcaaacttgcagcgtgaaatccactgcggagcctgtacgtgtgaagctaccctcacgGTAAACTTAGCCACAGCTGAAGTAACTAAAAATTTTGAGAACCAACCAACTCTTTGTCTAGGTtatagaccaccactctgctctaaaagaagTGGTTTGGTTAGTGTgtatgtgtctatctatctatctatctatctatctatctatattagctgagatgggaataccactttaacatGGGTTAAAATTCTTTATTCAGTGATATTTATTATACTTTTTGTTTCCTTTAGGACTTGGAGCTATGGCAGAGGTCGGCACTATCCTTGAAAAGGTGAAGGAGGTTCTGACTAAGAATCAGCCTCATCAGTGATGGAAGGAgttaattttttatacataagtgaaataaaaaataaattatagcaAGATTATACTACAAAAGTAAACACATTGGGAGAGATATTGCTTTATTCCTTTAGAGGCCAGGAGCCAACCTTACGGCTAGAACTCTCTGATGCTTGCTGTTTTAATtatatgttgttttcttttattattaatatacCACAAGGGCTTAGCGCTGCTGTTAAAACAAATACCTTAAAGCAATGATAGAATAGAGATCTGTGAAGCTTTACAGCAAAGGGTGACACCAGTAGACAGCAAAAATAAAAGCATCTCTGCTTTCCCTTCCATGTGAAATGAACTTTCTTCATGTTGCAGCAGTTACAGAGCATGCTGACAAGTGTTTCCAATACAAACAATAGGGTCTGGAGAtattcattgtgtctatgtccatgaggcttgctgtaaagcatgtcaccaaaTGTTGTTACAAACAGATCaggcaaaatggcagcccccaaaatgtactacaaataaaaaaataaaaatatagaaacAGCATAGAAAAGTacatgttccagtatctggcACTAATAAGTAAAAACAGGTCTAGGCAGTACATTCCTTTTAAATGGCCAGGGCTGATGCTAGACTGGTTGTTACAGCTGTGGACTGTCTAACTGCCACTGGTGATAGTGGGTGTTAGCTGAATCTTAGGTTCAGGCCAGTGCTGTGCTAGAAAAGTTTTTACCTCCCAAACCTTACCTGGGTTTGTTTAGAAATCTgcctcgtaaaaaaaaaaaaaacttgtgacatAACATATATGTGCTTGTTTTGTAGGGGAGCATTTtccagaaatgtttttttttaaggggttatccagaattagaaatatCCCAGCAACTTTCTGAcataaacagtgccacccctgtcctcatgtTGTAGAAGTAGAAGCAGTCATATTTTTcaagcctggacaacccttttaattctTTACCCATCTAACCATCAGAAAGTTGCAAGggtaaaggggttttctcattAAACGCTATCTCACATCcgtaggataggggataaccttTGATaataggataacccctttagggtgcgttcacacctaccggatccgcagctgattttcatgctgagagtttgcagcgaaatcagctgcagatcctggggGCTGCGAGGGGGGGgtcggggcggcgatcgggcgtgcagccggcgcaggggttaaaggggccgggtaccATGCAGGCAGCTGATCCGCTtcctgtatgggacccattgagcttcacagtacaggatccgcagctgatttcgctgaaAACTCGCTGCTTGAAAAtgagctgcggatccggtaggtgtgaacgcacccttaagacaTATGGAAATTGTGGGTAGTTCACAACTTGAGCCACAGAATGTAAAGAATACTTTCATCCAATAAGTCCCAGAGGGTCAATGAATGAATATTTTCATATTATTTTAGTATGATCCCAACAATCTCTTGTTGTAGCACTTTTTACTTTAGATTGTTTGTAGTGTTAATTTGGTTTGCTGATACAGTTAGTATCACAATAAACACTTTAGGACAGCATTATAGTCtctttgtgtttattttattgtatgtgaAGGTATTGTAGCAGGAATTGGTAATCTGATAACTTCAAGGTAATCTGATAACTGCATGTTATTAATTAACCAGAAGCAAATACATGTGAAACGGGTCATACCAACCCAAGGCATACTGACCCCTCTGGACAAATAACTGTGTGACGGTAATAAATAAAATAGTGATGACCACTAGCTAAACTGATACAAACACACAATTTAATGATTAATGTCTTATCTGGACATTACAATGGATTGGTTAAGCACCATGTACCACCCATGTAAGTTGTGCTATATATTCAGTTCTATGTGCTATAAATGCAGAGAGTTCTAACTTGAATTGTTCAGAGCTCTGTAGCTACAAATAAATCTTCTTTAATAACAAAAGGTTCTGATTGCCGAGAGTCCTTGCAGAGATTAAGAAGTTATCAGGGAAAGAAAAAATCTTTTCATTTCAGTCTCCTCCTTCTTGCACTTGTCTCAAGGCTTTACAGAACTGGACATAAA from Dendropsophus ebraccatus isolate aDenEbr1 chromosome 1, aDenEbr1.pat, whole genome shotgun sequence includes these protein-coding regions:
- the PPCDC gene encoding phosphopantothenoylcysteine decarboxylase isoform X3, encoding MEGEMWNRRSDPVLHIELRRWADLMILAPLDANTLGKISCGICDNLVTCIVRAWELQKPLLFCPAMNTAMWDHPITAEQIQRLRSFGYLEIECVEKALMCGDKGLGAMAEVGTILEKVKEVLTKNQPHQ
- the PPCDC gene encoding phosphopantothenoylcysteine decarboxylase isoform X2, which gives rise to MDDSGADSPDSVTSSSPCAVHVLVGVTGSVAALKLPLLVSGLLQIPGVEVQVVTTERAKHFYNIQDIPVPIYSDDDEWKTCIVRAWELQKPLLFCPAMNTAMWDHPITAEQIQRLRSFGYLEIECVEKALMCGDKGLGAMAEVGTILEKVKEVLTKNQPHQ
- the PPCDC gene encoding phosphopantothenoylcysteine decarboxylase isoform X1 translates to MDDSGADSPDSVTSSSPCAVHVLVGVTGSVAALKLPLLVSGLLQIPGVEVQVVTTERAKHFYNIQDIPVPIYSDDDEWKMWNRRSDPVLHIELRRWADLMILAPLDANTLGKISCGICDNLVTCIVRAWELQKPLLFCPAMNTAMWDHPITAEQIQRLRSFGYLEIECVEKALMCGDKGLGAMAEVGTILEKVKEVLTKNQPHQ